Sequence from the Streptomyces peucetius genome:
CACGAACGTGCTCACCCTCGGCGGCCTGCTGGGCGTGTGCGCGGGGTCGTACGGGCTGCTCGCCGCCCAGGGCGCCGAGTACGGCCTGCCGCTGCTGGGCGCGGGCCTCGTCGCGGCGGCCGGTGGGCTGTGGTTGGGCGGCCGGCGTTCCGTCCGCACCCGTTACCGTCCCGACCGCTGGGGCGGCCGGGCCTGGCTGGTGGCCGGTTCCGGCGTGGCGGTCGCCGGGCTGATGATCCGGGCCGCCGTGTACGGGGGTGAGGCGCTGCACCCCGGGGTCGTACCGCTGACGGCGCCCACCCTGCCGCTGTGGCCCGCGCTGTCCGTGCTGATCGGCCTGCTTCCGGCGTTCGTCGCGCCGGTCCCCGTAGGAGCCAAGGAGTCGACCCGGTGATCCGCTTCGAGAACGTCTCCGTGACGTACGGCGACGGCGACGGCGACGGCGACGCCACCGCGCCCACGCTGGAGAACGTGGACCTCACCGTCCCCGAGGGCGAACTGGTGCTGCTCGTCGGCCCGTCCGGGGTCGGCAAGTCGACACTGCTGGGTGCGGTGTCCGGGCTCGTGCCGCACTTCACGGGCGGCACGCTGCGCGGCCGTGTCACGGTCGACGGCCGTGACACGCGGACGCACAAGCCGCGTGAACTGGCCGACCTGGTCGGCACGGTGGGCCAGGACCCGCTCGCCCACTTCGTCACCGACACCGTCGAGGACGAGCTGGCGTACGGCATGGAGTCGCTCGGCCTCGCCCCGGACGTGATGCGCCGCCGGGTCGAGGAGACGCTCGACCTGCTGGGCCTGGCGGAACTGCGGGACCGGCCGATCGCGACGCTGTCGGGCGGCCAGCAGCAGCGGGTCGCGATCGGCTCGGTGCTCACCCCGCACCCGAAGGTGCTGGTCCTCGACGAGCCGACGTCCGCGCTGGACCCGGCGGCGGCCGAGGAGGTGCTGGCGGTGCTGCAACGGCTCGTCCACGACCTCGGGACGACGGTCCTGATGGCGGAGCACCGCCTGGAACGGGTCGTGCAGTACGCGGACCGGGTCGTTCTCCTGCCGGCGCGCGGCGCGCGTCCGGTCGTCGGTGATCCGGCGACGGTCATGGCCGGTTCCCCGGTCCATCCGCCGGTGGTGGCGCTGGCACGGGCGGCCGGCTGGGCGGCGCCGCTGCCGCTGTCCGTACGGGACGCCCGTCGGCGCGCGGGTGCGTTGCGTGAACGGCTGGAGGGCCTTTCCCCCATCCCGCCCGGCACCGAAACCGGGACGCCGCCCCGGACGTCGTCGGCACCCGAGCCACCCGGCCCTCACCGGGCCCCGTCGGCGCTCGGGGCGCGGGAGGCGGGGGTCGGCGCCCCTGAATCGGGGTCTGGGGCGACGCCCCGGTCTCGGGATGGAGCACCCCCGCACAGCGGCCACGGCCCCGCCCGCCGCCTGCTCGCCCGCCTCCGCCGCAGCGCCCCCGCCACCGCACACGCCCCGGCGCCCGCAGACGCCACCGGCACCGTTGCCACCACCACCCGCCTCACCGTCCGCCGCGCCCGTGTCGAAGCGCTCCGGGGGGTGGGCCTGACCGTCGCCCCGGGCGAGACCGTCGCCCTGATGGGCCGTAACGGCGCCGGCAAGTCGACCCTGCTCTCCACCTTGGTCGGCATGGTCGAGCCCACGAGCGGCACGGTGCAGATCAGCGGCCGCGCCCCCCACCGCACCGACCCCCGCGACCTGATCCGCCACGTCGGTCTCGTCCCCCAGGAGCCGCGCGACCTGCTCTACGCGGACACGGTCGCCGCCGAGTGCGCTGCGGCGGACAGCGACGCGCAGGCGGCGCCCGGCACCTGCCGCGCGCTCGTCGGCGACCTGCTCCCCGGCGTGCCGGACGGCACCCATCCCCGTGATCTGTCCGAAGGCCAGCGGCTGGCTCTCGCGCTGGCGATCGTGCTCACCGGCCGGCCGCCGCTGCTGCTCCTCGACGAGCCGACCCGTGGCCTGGACTACGCGGCGAAGGCCCGGCTCGTGGCGATCCTGCGGGGCCTCGCCCGCAACGGGCACGCGATCGTCATGGCCACCCACGACGTGGAACTCGCGGCCGAGCTGGCGCACCGGGTGGTGATCCTCGCCGACGGCGAGGTCGTCGCCGACGGCCCGACGGCCGAGGTCGTGGTCTCCTCCCCCGCGTTCGCCCCGCAGGTCGCCAAGGTCCTCGCGCCGCAGCAGTGGCTGACCGTCTCCCAGGTCGAGGCGGCCCTGGGGGCCGGGCGATGAGGAAGCCGACCGGCACCGACCGCCCGGTCCGCCTGGGGCCCCGTTCCGTCGCCGCGCTCGTTCTGATCAGCGGGATCGGTGCCGTCTTCTTCGGCTGGCCGCTGCTCGCCGACGCGCAGTCGGGGCTGGCCGCGCACGCCGGTGACGCGCCGTGGCTGTTCGGTGCCCTGCTCCCGCTCCTCGTGGCGGTCGTCGTCGCGACGATCGCCGACACCGGGATGGACGCGAAGGCCGTGGCCATGCTGGGCGTGCTGGCCGCGGTCGGGGCGGCACTGCGGCCGCTGGGCGCGGGCACGGCCGGGCTGGAGCCCATGTTCTTCCTCATGGTGCTCAGCGGGCGGGTCCTCGGCCCGGGCTTCGGGTTCGTGCTCGGGGCGGTGACCATGTTCGCGTCCGCGCTGCTCACGGGCGGCGTCGGACCGTGGATGCCGTTCCAGATGCTCTCGATGGGCTGGTTCACGATGGGCGCGGGCCTGCTGCCCGGGCCCGACCGGATCCGCGGACGGGCCGAGCTGCTGATGCTCGCCGCGTACGGGGCTTTCGCGGCGTTCGCCTACGGCACGGTGATGAACCTGCACGGCTGGACGCTCATCACGGGCATGTCGTCGGGGATCTCGTTCCACCCCGGGGACGCGCTCCACGAGAACTTGGTGCGCTTCGTCGCGTACTGCGCGGCGACCTCCCTCGGCTGGGACCTCGGCCGTGCGGTGCTGACCGTGGTGCTGACGCTCACCCTGGGGGCGACGCTCCTGAAGGCACTGCGGCGGGCGACGCGGCGGGCGGCCTTCGACGCACCGGTCGCCTTCGAGGGCAATCGGGACCAGGCACAAACTCCATGAGGACGAACGAACCCTGCGTGCGTCAGTCCACGGAGCAACAGCCGGAATCCGAGGTCCGGATCGCCGTCAGCCGCTTCCTTCACCGCTTCGCCCACCGCCGATGTGGCAGCGGCGGGGGTGAAGGAGGGGTCGTCGCGCCGGAACCTGCCGGTACGGATGTCCGCGATCCGGCGCAACGAAGCTTCCCCCGCACCGCCTCCCCCGGTCTCAGATCCGCTGAATGATCGTGCCGGTCGCCTGCGCGCCCCCCGCGCACATGGCGATCAGCGCGAACTCCTTGTCCCGGCGCTCCAGCTCGTGGAGCGCCGTCGTGATGAGCCGGGCGCCCGTCGCTCCGACCGGGTGGCCGAGCGCTATCCCGCCGCCGTTGACGTTGACCTTCTCCAGATCCTGGTCGAAGACCTGCGCCCAGCTCAGCACCACGGACGCGAACGCCTCATTGATCTCCACCAGGTCGATGTCCTTGACCGACATGCCCGCCCTGCCGAGCACCGCCCGGGTCGCGTCGATCGGGCCGTCCAGGTGGTAGTGCGGGTCCGCGCCGACGAGCGCCTGGGCGACGATCCGGGCGCGCGGCTTGAGCTTGAGGGCCCGCGCCATGCGCTTGGACGCCCACATGACGGCAGCCGCGCCGTCCGAGATCTGCGACGAGTTGCCGGCGGTGTGGATCGCCGTCGGCATGACCGGTTTCAGTCCCGCGAGCGCCTCCGCGGAGGTGTCGCGGAGCCCTTCGTCCCGGTCGACGAGCCGCCACATCCCCTGCCCCGCGGCCTGCTCCTCCTCCGTCGTCGGCACCTGCACGGCGTACGTCTCCCGTTTGAAGCGCTCCTCGCTCCACGCGGTCTGCGCCCGCTGCTGGGACAGCAGCCCGAGCCGGTCCGCGTCCTCGCGCGTCAGCCCGCGGCGGCGCGCGATGCGCTCCGCGGCCTCGAACTGGTTGGGCAGGTCGACGTTCCACTCCTCGGGGAACGGCTTGCCCGGCCCGTGCTTGGACCCGCTGCCGAGCGGCACCCGCGACATGGCCTCGACGCCGCAGCTGATGCCGATGTCGATGACCCCGGCCGAGATCATGTTGGCGACCATGTGGCTCGCCTGCTGCGAGGAGCCGCACTGGCAGTCCACGGTCGTCGCGGCCGTCTCGTACGGCAGGCCCACCGTCAGCCAGGCGGTGCGTGCGGGGTTCATGGACTGCTCGCCGGCGTGGGTGACGGTGCCGCCGACGATCTGTTCGACGCAGTCGGCGTGGAGGCCGGTCCGGCCGAGGAGTTCACGATAGGTCTCGCCCAGCAGATAGGCGGGGTGGAGGTTGGCGAGCAGCCCTCCCCGCCTCCCGATGGGGGTGCGTACGGCTTCGACGATGACGGGTTCCGCGGCCATGAGCTCGTCCTCTCTGGCGGGCCGTACGGGCGTCCCGGCGCCCTTACGGGCCGAACTCTGGAGACACTCGAACTAGTACGCGTTCTAGTTCTGCCAGAAGTCTTATGAGTGCTACCGCCGGTACGCAAGGGTCTTGCACGCCTCTTACTGGGACCTCCACAGGCAACAGTTCCCGCTGTGGGCCTTGCCACTTGTAGAACCCGTTACTACCTTTCGGCCACTTACTGATGACTCGTCAGGTCATCGGGGCAACACTCCGACCCGCACCGAAACCCCCGCACCGGAATCCCACACCCGTCCGCGACCGAAGCTGAAGCGGGAGCTGCCGATGTCCTGCCCCCATCTCCCCCAAGGGTTCGACTTCACCGACCCCGACCTCCTCCAGGCCCGCGTCCCCCACCCCGAGTTCGCCGAGATGCGGCGCACCGCGCCCGTGTGGTGGTGCGAACAGCCCGCCGGCATCTCCGGCTTCGACGACGAGGGCTACTGGGCCGTCACCCGGCACGCGGACGTACGGCACGTCTCCACTCACCCCGAGCTCTTCTCGTCCAACACCAACACCGCCGTCATCCGCTTCAACGAGTCGATCAGCCGTGACCAGATCGAGGTCCAAAAACTCATCATGCTCAACATGGACCCGCCCGAGCACACCCGGGTCCGCCAGATCGTCCAACGCGGTTTCACTCCGCGTGCGGTGCGCTCCCTGGAGGCCGCGCTGCGCCGCCGCGCACGCTCGATCGTCGAGACGGCCGTGGCCGGCGCGGAGCCCGACGGCAGCTTCGACTTCGTCACCGAGATCGCGGTCGAACTCCCCCTCCAGGCCATCGCCGAACTCATCGGCGTCCCCCAGGAGGACCGGTCCAAGATCTTCGACTGGTCCAACAAGATGGCCGCGTACGACGACCCCGAGTACGCCATCACGGAGGAGGTCGGCACCGAGGCGGCGATGGAGATCGTCTCGTACGCGATGAACCTCGCGGCGGCGCGCAAGCAGTGCCCGGCCGCGGACATCGTCAGCCAGCTGGTCGCGGCCGAGGGCGAAGGGAACCTGTCCTTTGACGAGTTCGGCTTCTTCGTCATCCTGCTCGCGGTCGCCGGCAACGAGACCACCCGCAACGCGATCAGCCACGGCATGCACGCGTTCCTCACCCACCCCGATCAGTGGGAGCTCTACAAGCGGCTGCGACCCCAGACGACGGCCGAAGAGATCGTGCGCTGGGCCACCCCGGTCGTCTCCTTCCAGCGCACCGCGACCCAGGACGTGGTCCTGGGCGGCGCCCGCATCAAGAAGGGCGACCGGGTCGGCCTCTTCTACTCCTCCGCCAACAACGACCCCACGGTCTTCGACCACCCCGAGCGCTTCGACATCACCCGCGACCCCAACCCCCACCTCGGCTTCGGTGGCGGCGGCCCGCACTTCTGCCTCGGCAAGTCCCTGGCGGTCATGGAGATCAACCTGATCTTCGACGCCATGGCAGACGCCCTCCCCGACCTCCGCCTCACCGGCGAACCACGCCGCCTGCGCTCGGCCTGGCTGAACGGCATCAAGGAACTCCGGGTCAGGAGGGCTTGAACCCGACAGCCGGGAGGGGCGGGGGCAGGCCGGGGCCGTTGGTGCGGCGCCGACGCTCCTCCGCCTGCCCGGTTGTTTCGCTTGGCGTGGGGCCGCCCCACACCTGCTCGAACGGTTCGGCTGCGCGGCGCCTTCGCCCCCGTCCGAAAAAGGCCGCGTATCACCGCAGCGAGTCGACGAAGACGGCGAAGGCCGGGCGGGAGACGTGGAGGGCGGGGCGGGTGGTTTCCTTGGAGTCGCGGACGGCGACCGCGTGGGTCACCTCGGCGCACTCGACGCAGTCGCCGCCCTGGTCACCGCTGTAGCTGGACTTCCGCCAGGCGGCGCCGCCGAGCGGGGCGCACTCGACGCAGTCGCCACCCTGATCACTGCTGTAGCTCGACTTACGCCACTGTGTCGTGCTGCTCTCCATAGCGCTCCTCCAGGACGTCTCGGATCAGCTGCGCCGAGTCCTTGATCGAGAGGGCTGCGGCCTGCAGGTGATCGTAACGGAGCGAACAGTCCTTGACCG
This genomic interval carries:
- a CDS encoding ECF transporter S component yields the protein MRKPTGTDRPVRLGPRSVAALVLISGIGAVFFGWPLLADAQSGLAAHAGDAPWLFGALLPLLVAVVVATIADTGMDAKAVAMLGVLAAVGAALRPLGAGTAGLEPMFFLMVLSGRVLGPGFGFVLGAVTMFASALLTGGVGPWMPFQMLSMGWFTMGAGLLPGPDRIRGRAELLMLAAYGAFAAFAYGTVMNLHGWTLITGMSSGISFHPGDALHENLVRFVAYCAATSLGWDLGRAVLTVVLTLTLGATLLKALRRATRRAAFDAPVAFEGNRDQAQTP
- a CDS encoding cytochrome P450 — protein: MSCPHLPQGFDFTDPDLLQARVPHPEFAEMRRTAPVWWCEQPAGISGFDDEGYWAVTRHADVRHVSTHPELFSSNTNTAVIRFNESISRDQIEVQKLIMLNMDPPEHTRVRQIVQRGFTPRAVRSLEAALRRRARSIVETAVAGAEPDGSFDFVTEIAVELPLQAIAELIGVPQEDRSKIFDWSNKMAAYDDPEYAITEEVGTEAAMEIVSYAMNLAAARKQCPAADIVSQLVAAEGEGNLSFDEFGFFVILLAVAGNETTRNAISHGMHAFLTHPDQWELYKRLRPQTTAEEIVRWATPVVSFQRTATQDVVLGGARIKKGDRVGLFYSSANNDPTVFDHPERFDITRDPNPHLGFGGGGPHFCLGKSLAVMEINLIFDAMADALPDLRLTGEPRRLRSAWLNGIKELRVRRA
- a CDS encoding ABC transporter ATP-binding protein; translation: MIRFENVSVTYGDGDGDGDATAPTLENVDLTVPEGELVLLVGPSGVGKSTLLGAVSGLVPHFTGGTLRGRVTVDGRDTRTHKPRELADLVGTVGQDPLAHFVTDTVEDELAYGMESLGLAPDVMRRRVEETLDLLGLAELRDRPIATLSGGQQQRVAIGSVLTPHPKVLVLDEPTSALDPAAAEEVLAVLQRLVHDLGTTVLMAEHRLERVVQYADRVVLLPARGARPVVGDPATVMAGSPVHPPVVALARAAGWAAPLPLSVRDARRRAGALRERLEGLSPIPPGTETGTPPRTSSAPEPPGPHRAPSALGAREAGVGAPESGSGATPRSRDGAPPHSGHGPARRLLARLRRSAPATAHAPAPADATGTVATTTRLTVRRARVEALRGVGLTVAPGETVALMGRNGAGKSTLLSTLVGMVEPTSGTVQISGRAPHRTDPRDLIRHVGLVPQEPRDLLYADTVAAECAAADSDAQAAPGTCRALVGDLLPGVPDGTHPRDLSEGQRLALALAIVLTGRPPLLLLDEPTRGLDYAAKARLVAILRGLARNGHAIVMATHDVELAAELAHRVVILADGEVVADGPTAEVVVSSPAFAPQVAKVLAPQQWLTVSQVEAALGAGR
- a CDS encoding steroid 3-ketoacyl-CoA thiolase encodes the protein MAAEPVIVEAVRTPIGRRGGLLANLHPAYLLGETYRELLGRTGLHADCVEQIVGGTVTHAGEQSMNPARTAWLTVGLPYETAATTVDCQCGSSQQASHMVANMISAGVIDIGISCGVEAMSRVPLGSGSKHGPGKPFPEEWNVDLPNQFEAAERIARRRGLTREDADRLGLLSQQRAQTAWSEERFKRETYAVQVPTTEEEQAAGQGMWRLVDRDEGLRDTSAEALAGLKPVMPTAIHTAGNSSQISDGAAAVMWASKRMARALKLKPRARIVAQALVGADPHYHLDGPIDATRAVLGRAGMSVKDIDLVEINEAFASVVLSWAQVFDQDLEKVNVNGGGIALGHPVGATGARLITTALHELERRDKEFALIAMCAGGAQATGTIIQRI
- a CDS encoding DUF397 domain-containing protein; this encodes MESSTTQWRKSSYSSDQGGDCVECAPLGGAAWRKSSYSGDQGGDCVECAEVTHAVAVRDSKETTRPALHVSRPAFAVFVDSLR